The window TTTTAACACCTtttctttaaaagcaaaaataatatgtattttaaatatgaCCTGTTTTTACTGACATATGTAAAAAAGAACCATTTCTCCTATAAATGCTTACCAatatttaaaagccttttttttttccagatgtgtattaaaggaattagaatcaTTGGGGAAGGAGTTATATGGTGCAAAACTAATTGCACAAAGATGTCAGGTTCGAAGTTGTTCCCATTTCAAAGATGCAGTCAGTGGTGCTGAATGTCTCTTATCCATGATTGAAGATGGAAATCCTCACCATTTTTTTGTTGCAACACAGGTAATACTGCCTATGAAAAACTATTGATGCTTAGCTTTGTTTTTTATACTGCAGTAACTTCCCATTGAACCctcctttaaaataattagacCAGCTATAGTGCTAGAAAGTCTGGATGAAGAGTGACAGAGCTACATAGGAATTTGatgtcattcagttgtgtccaattccttataaccccatttagagttttcttggcacaaATCAACTGGAGTggttgaagcaaacaggattaagtgaatggtccagggttacagagctagtaagtgtctgaggccagatttgaactcaagaagatgcattttcctgactttaagcacaacattttatccactgtactacctagttcTCTCTCTACAGAGAAATAGCAATTAACAATACTTAATTACTACTCAGAAGGGGGATAGGAGGATATATATCAAAAGAGAACAGTGTTAGTGTACAGACTCCATTGGTCTCAGCTGAGGGCAGCACATGGAAGAATGGTTTCTGGATGTAACACTATTTAAGCTTTTGTACTGTGGACAAAGGCTCAGAGCTCTCAAGGACCAAACTATATAGACTTTTAGACAAAGAGCCAGCAAGGCACAAATAAAAGACTATCCTGtcatcttcaaggcaagagaatAATATAATCAGCACTGAGGAAATGAGGGGATTTTCTAAATTGCCTAATGAGGAGTAAGGAATGAGAAGGAAGTAAGGAATAACTTAACTGTGCCATCCAACAAGAGATTTGGATGGGAGGAGTGTCTATGCCTAAACTCTGGATTGATTAGCCTTAATGCATCCCTCAGGGTTAAAGTCACACCACTCAGATCAGATTTTACTTGTCCACACCAAAACTGACAAATCAACCCATCTGACAGCAAGTGCTCTTATACAGTTTTATACATTTATAGCCAGACACTTAATAGAAGTGGTCTATGCTGCAGATCTCCCCTCTCCTGGAAGACTCTATATGGCCCTACTCCCTCCTGGGCTTTGCAGCCCCATCAGCTGGAGTAGCTTCAGCTTATCAGGGGTCCATGCAGCTAGAACAGCTCTAAGCTGTGGCCCCTAAGCTGGAGCCCTGACCATATGGCCTGCCACCCTCCCTATTATCTTTGTACAGAGAGGAGGGATATCTACTCTTTGGGATTGAGATTGGTCATTGAAATTCATCATATTTTAGCTATATGACTGCATATATCTTTTCCATGTTCTGAATTCTTCATGctgttccatttaaaatattcttttacattGCTTTATCctaattttgttaaacatttttgttgttaaatattttcagcACTTCATCTGActgaatgaaacaaaatattcatCCTCTGTCCAACATTTAATTCCATTTACTATTCTCAGACTTAAAGAAagcatctttgttttatttagatGTTTAATCAGTACCTTCTGCACAGGCACATAAtaatctgaaaaaggaaatataagacTCAATTTTAGTGATAACTGAGATTTTAGAAAATGTTCTCTCTCAGAGTACTTTAGTTTTGTTGGCAGGCTGAAGTGTGCTCCTGAATGATACCTGATTAATGTCTATTTTTCATAGGACCAAAATCTGTCTCTTCAAGTAAAGAAAAAACCTGGAGTTCCTCTCTTGTTTATCATTCAGAACACTGTTGTTTTGGATAAACCTTCTCCCAAAACAATTGCCTTTGTCAAAGCAACAGAATCGGGTCATCTTTTCTCTGTCCACCAAAAACAGAACATTAAGAAACTCAAAGAAGAACAAGGTCTAGTGAAAACCTctgaaccaaaaaagaaaagaaaacgcAAAGGTGTGAGTGGTCCCAATCCTCTTAGCTgtctgaagaaaaagaagaaggtgCAAGATTCAAATCAGTCTTCTGCccctgaaaagaaaagaagaaaaagaattcgTAACAGAAATAGAATAAAAGCACTTTCTGTGCCATCAGTGAGGCAGAGTGAAGAAGTACAGAGCAACTCTGTGCATTAACTGAACTGGAAAACTTTTAGGGACTGACTAAACTTCATttctaaagcaaaataaataaagtttatgATTTGTGTCAATGTTTGAgttgaaaatttaaatatatttccataaatttGCCTAAAACTGTTGGTTctcacatgaaaaataaaatcagagtaAACAAGAATGAATACAATGCAAAATATGACAATGCTCCCCCTGTCTCCCTGTGTTTTATCTCCTAGGCTCCCCCAGCTATTTTAATAGCTTATCAGTGTTTCCTGCTGTGGATATAGTAGCTCTGAACCAATCTATTGAAATGTTGAATTTATTGCAAGTTGGAAGTTCAAAACAAATATGCTTTAAAATGAATaggtaatatatattttactttatgcttGGTTTACTGGATTAGTAACATTTATATCCATTTAGTCATTGTTCTCCTTTTTCCCTTAGATTGGGAGCCGGGTTAAATGactaactggaaaaatgaaatgtCCAATTTAACATATGCATAgaattcttttatattattttattggtttcctctagaatttccttttaaaatttcatcatataaaaatctttcataattttataCATGATAACACTCAAATTTcattgatagttttatttttcttaaataagttCAAATaatgtcttttcattttatatcaccATCATTTCTGGATTTACCTTTACTCTCATCCTATCTACTCTAAAATGGAGCCTTTCCttttaagggaggaaaaaaaagctaaGTGATCTTAtcagataatatatgcaaagttctGCCCTTGTGGTCCCCTTTTCTCTAAAAAGATGAGGGACATGTTTCATTGTATATGTACCTGGCTTATTACTGTTTTCTAATATACTTGGATCTTTGACTTCCTTttaatgatttatatatttatattgttatatatgttGTGTTGGGTTTGCTTATCTTATTCTTCATCAGTTTAGATGCATTATCCCTTATTTCActtaatttgtcatttcttcacTACGATCAGTTATATTTATGTCATAattttttagccatttcccaatcaaaAGATAACCACTTtgttttaaaacatgtttttgaTACGGATTTAATCTTTTGGTTTTTTATCTTCTGCTCCCAGGGTGGAGTTGCTGGGTCAAAGCACCTATATCCACATTTTCAACTTGTCTTCCAGAGTGGTGGGGCCAGTTTATAGTTGCATCAAGAGTGTATTAACATGCCAgaatgctttctaattttttgagctattttcagataaagaatcTTTCATGCAAATTATTCTCTATAGGTCTAATGATccagtcacatttttttttctttttttgccactCTTTAGAAGCTGAAAAATGTCTCCCTCGCcccttttaactttaaatttgcTGATGACCTAGACTATTGATTGGTGTGGTGGAGGAAACAGAGGAAAATGATATGATTCTTTCATCAAGAACTGTCAAAATGCCTAAGTCTGTTGTAAACGTTTAAAATATGGCCCAAactccttttccatctcttattCATGcatgaagtatttttttaagtgcCTTTAAGGTAATGAAAACGAATATCAAATCAAACTTGTaccttttttcttgcttttgcatACAAATtgtgttagtttgtttttttaaaggttatcTCAATTATAGTTTGTCAACTGTACTTCTTAAACGCATCCTGCTTCCTAACCCTCCcttcttaaaacaataaatagaatatttaaaaatatacaaatatatttcaagGGATACTAAAAGTGCCCAtagtcagaggcaggatttaaacccaggtcttctgactctacaAGGCCAACTTGGATTGTTTTTGTATTCATatgacattaataaaaatgtcaagTATAATCAAATGTGAGGATATTTGTAAAGGGCCTGGCACATTATAGAtatttaaatgcttgttcctCTTCCCTACTACATAaagaaaaagtctatttattccaaaactaaaggattttttcccccttatacaGAAGAGGTATATTTTGTCAAAGCTTTTTCAACATGTATTGATGTAatactggtttttatttttttgttttgtttgctgaggcaattggggttaagtgacttgctcagggtcacacagccaggaagtattaagagtctgaagttacatttgaactcaggttctcctgatttaagatctggtgctctatccactgtgccagctaacTGCCCCTGGTTCCTATTTTTTTATGACATATTTATAATCCTAATATTGAGCCAATCCTGCATTCCTGACCtaaatctattttacatttaattgtgcAGTTGTTTAGTGTTTTAGATAAGATACAAATCAGTTTTTTTAGATCAGGAGTTACTAACTTTTTTGTGGGTCATTTATCCCCTTTGACAACCCTTAGAATAATAATCTgaagtgtataaaataaaatatataggactaCAAAGGAAACCACATTAAATCCAGTTGTCAAAATATTGAAACAAGTCCACAGGGCTTATGCATTGTATAGTAACAAAAGCAATTTCAGTACACATTCCAAAATACATGGAGTAAATATCATTGCCCAAATTTGTAACATTGTCATGGAGGAATGGGCTTGGTTTTTTCTCTGTAGATCAAATAGCTTGCTTTCTCTTTTGATGTCTATGAAAAATCGGTGTGCAAGCAGCTTTTATCCCCATGGTTCTAAGTTGTATTTTCTCCCTACCACATCCAGCTTAACTTGCCTCAAGCATTCTTACACTTGCCCCCAGTAGCTGCTTCCTGATACTAGGTGGGAGAGAAAAGTTAGAGGTTGAAAGTGTCCTTGCTTATCAAAAGTCAGAAAACTTTCCTCTATACAAATAGAGCATAGGAGAAGGGGAGAGTTGTTACACATCAGCCTTACTGCTATCAGTCACATGAGATAAATGCTTTGAAAAGTTTGAAATGCTATATTGATGTGAATTACTATAATTACGACATAAAGACCTGGGAGGAAGAAAGTTGCCATTATGGTATGTTTAGAGcactaaacttggagtcagggagacctcaGGAAGTTGGGATGTCCTACCACAGACATTAGCTGTGGTatccttggcaaatcatttaatctccctatcaatttccccttctgtaaactgggtataataatagcatttatctcctaGAACTGTGaatattaagtgctttgtaaaccttaaagtgctggTAAAATTGGTTTTTTAATACTAGCTTTCTATAGatgtttgaaaaaggaaaaggaaagaggaaggaataaacAGTTTTAAagcatttaccatgtgccagacactacaaagtactttacaaatatttcatttgagtcaACAACCATTGCagtgaaatagatgctattatcatccctacTTCACAGTTTAGTAAGTtagtttgttgtttgtccttagtttttgaagaggacaatgacatcagggaggtgataccataacatgcaagtaaattggatttaaatgagggtgGGCTGTGCAAagagagaggttaattgacttgctgaggatcacacagctagtagtgtttgaagctggattcaAACTGAAGTCTTGCTGGCTTTAGCTAGGCCCATTATTCTACCTATGCCTCAATAAGAATTAGATTTATGTAGGTCAAAAAAAGAGAAGCGAAGTGGGGCTAATGGATAGAAGTAACAAGTGGCAAATTTCAGCTTAGTATGTGGAAGAACTTCCTAATGATTAATTCTATACAAACTGCTATAGGCAGACCCATATAATGCTGGATTTTCCAccactgaaacttttttttttttttttttttttttttttgcgcttaggcaattggggttaagtgacttgcccaggatcacacagttaggaagtattaagtggctgagtccagatttgaactcgggtcctcctgacttcagggctggtgctctatccattgggaCACTTAGATGTCCCTACTGGAACTCTTTAAGTGTAAGCTAGTTAACTGACCCTTTACTGGGGATATTGTAGAGGAAATTGATGCATTGGGTAGAAAAGGATGAACTAgttaatcttaaaaattttaagattccATGATTatggtcaaaagatattaacacacattaaaatcatttctagtcatatgaaaaaaatgctctaaaacactattgatcaaagaaatgcaaattaaaacaattctgaggtaccactacatacaagattatgcgatgatcaattctgatggcgggttcttttcaacaatgaggtgatttaggccatttccaatagatttgtgatggagagaactatctatacccagagagaggaatgtggggattgaatatggatcacaatgtagtattttcacctttgtttttgttatttgtactttttttcttatttttttctttttgatctgatttttcttgtgcagcatgataatgaTTGTATAGGAATGTATAGGAAAATTGCACGTTTAAtgtatgttggattgcttgccatccagAGGAAgaagtagggggaagggagagagaaaaatttggaacacaaggttttttgcaaggataaatgttgaaaactatctttgcgtgtattttgaaaagaaaaagctattaaaagaaaAGACTCTATGATTGCCATTGCTTAGTGCTCCAGTTCATGCAAAGTTTACTATCTTATCCAAGAGAGAAAGCTTTGAATGAGGCTTACCTTACCTTCCTAAGCTTTTACAATCATTCTAGGCAAAGCAACCTTCTACATGGTTGACTGAACATAACTATAACATATGGGATTATGCTTTGCTTTTAGTTTCTAATTGTCTATACTTTAATGTTCATAaattgtgaagaccgtgtattttaaaatcatccggagtcaagaattcaggttaggggaaaatcgtcaatctttgttttcagtgaagaaagatcagaggtggaagagaatgggcaatagcaatgtgtgtagctgagtcaagaagctagctagaccagaagccacaagaacagcagctaggagtatggaacccaggcccaatctctcccagcttctcttcctgtctctctctgcctccacccaccaaaatcgtcatttcctctacaacacatcagaacttgcgcagagagtgggcggggccattctttatccaagcatgtatattaatagagtatggtccaattactatttagcctcacgtgcttgggacctcagtgcatcaactcaagcctcagcccattacaataaacCTTTTCTAATTACTAAGAAGGGTACATGCCAGCTTAcaatattatattacaaatacTGCTGATTTCCAATAACCATCAGAATCCCTTTAACCTTTTCCCCTGATCATTTATGAAGGTGATGATTCTTAtgtgtcttttctcttttccctctcttccatgGCAACATGACCATATATTCAGCAGAACTTTCTTATCACTTTTCTTATGGTGTCATGATCTTGGTGTCCTTAGCTAACAGACATCCCATCCCTGGGGTCTTCTACCTTTACAAAGCAGTTAAGAAATAAATTTGGGTCACCTACTTAGGATATTGGGATGAACACTCTACACACAGGGGCAATAATATATCCCAATGTATAAAAATACCAAAGTCAGTATATAAAACCAAAAGTATAATTTCCCTAAGTAGCTACatcccaaaattttttaaaaacttagaatGCTGGCTTTACACTATGAACACATTATTTCCTAGATAGGAGGAGCAATGATTTTAACTGCTAAATGCAGTTTTACTCTCTATTGGATTTCTGGTTTCTGAGTTGAGTTGgattttctttgggtttttgtttttgttttttggtgatgTTGGGGCATGCCCTTGGAATCTTGCTAACAGTTGATCTGATCCAGTCACAACATTTTACAATGATAATTAATCTGtcttatgtttgttttttatagacAATTGTACTTAACTATAGaggtaatatttattttcttctatatactCCTTACCTACTTAAATGCCCCAAATTTACCAGTCAATTGATGTTACATTGCATTCATAAATGTCACTTCTGGCTTTTGAGTTTGGTTATTGAAAGCTATACAAATTgtaacaaataacaaaatgttgagttttctaattttccaataCAAGGATGAGCATAATGAAAAAGTTCTGATAGACTAGCAAGAAAACATCTTTATGGGaagaatttaaaagatatatttatcttttttctcacaATGTTTTGAGTAAATCATAATCACAAGTTATAGTGGTCCTTGATTAGCTCATCTACTTAATGCTATCAGCAGATGTTCAGgaaatgatatatattataaacaaaaccTACCAATGTTATCTCTTGCCTGGaccaatagcctcctaattgataTTCTTTAccccaatctcttcattttctaataGTAATCCTTCCtaacagctgccaaattgataatTCTAAAACATAAATCTGGCTATGTCATTCAGGTCACTcaaaaaatcttcagtgatttCAGTTCCTTTAGGATAAAACACAAAATGTtcaatttgtcatttaaagcccttcataatgtACCTTTTACTTGTATTCCTGCCTTATTGTAGATTATTCACTTTATTCACTCGCCATTACAGTCAAACTGGCTCACTAATGTTTCCCTGCACTTGAAATTCCATTCCTGTTCTTTTAGCTTTTGTATAAGTGATGTTTCATTTATGGAACTCATTTCCTCCCCACCACTACCTCAAAGAACTTCTTAGGTACTCCATTTTACCTGAGACTTATTTGTTTGGTGCCCACAGCCACACCTAATTCTTTGGGTACTTTACAGGAAAGACTACAATTGGCAGCAAGAAACAGGGTGGCAGTTACTTTTTAGGTACAGAGGACACAAAGATAAGCAGAGAAAGGGGTTCAGGGGCAGAGGGCAGGCTGGGGGAAAGTGTGGCTAAAGGAGGTGGGCAGCATGGGGAAGAGGATGGGGCAAGGCAACAATAAAAAGTATCACTTCTGTCACCATGCAAGAGTGCTGGGGTAGGAGTGGGAGGAATAAGAGTTTGCTCGCTTTTATAGTTTTTTTGATGGGGGAAACAGACCCATTCCTATCTGTGCCATTGGTTGGTTCATTAACATCCAAATCATCTCAAAATTATCAGTACCTTTTGATGTTCTGCTGGTCTGGAACTGTGGaggtctggatttttttttttcctgaggcaattggggttaagtgacttgcccaggttcacacagctgggaagtgacTGAAtgatgtcacatttgaactcaggccctcctgactacagggctggtgctctatcctctgctccacttagctgccccgaGGTCTGGATTTTGTCTGGATCTTACATATCAGAACCAAAAGTCCTGATAGCACCTATATCGTAGACTGGGTTGAAGTCTCCATGCCCCCACCACCTGATCTTCATGCCACTTACCTTGAGCATTTGCCCTAAGTGCAAAAATTGTTAAATAACAGTTCTGAGTGTAGAATTTTCTGcctttaaaatgaggatgtttGCCTACATGAGATTTAAATTTCCCTTCCTACTCTGAcagcttattatttttttgacAGCAACAGGTGCTGAATGGAATTAGCCTGGGAAGGCAATGTTTTATAATTACTATCACCTATGCCATATCCTAGGAGTCATTTCTGTATGGCATCAAACAAAGGCTTTTATCCACTgatacaggaaaaaaagatggtaCTGACCTCCTAGTTCCCTTGGAAGATCCAACAACAAAGTGATTcattaccatttttatttatatgtacctACAGAGACTACCTGGAACATCATTGGAACAGAAGCTGAACTACTCTATGCAGGCTTGAGGGCTGCCACACTGGTGACTCCTAGTTCATCTTGCCACTCTGGAGAACAGTTGGATTGCTCCCTCAGAATTTGGACCAGCAACTTCACTCCTGTTGGGTTCTCTGTGATTTCTATATCAGGTGAAAATGAGGTTTTCATTAGATAATTGAATGGACCATTCTAGGGTCCAGGTAtatggaggaaagggaagaggagaataaGCCTCCTTTCCTACTATTATCTCCAGTGGTATCCATTTGACACTTTAAAAACCAGTGATGACAATGTACACATATTGAGCTCATTATACTTGTAGGAATCCAAGTAGTAAGATCTTTTGACTGTTTTTCATATCCTACTGAGTCACAAAACCatggaatttcagaattagaaaagaacTTTTTAAGTCAATacgtaaacaagcatttattaagctcctactatgtgccagacattgtgctaagtgctgggattaGAAAATCAAAATATGGTCCCTTCCCTCAAGAGCATTCTATTGAAAGAGTTCACAATATAATGTTTCACTTAAGTCTATCCTTCTCCATCCAGATCAAACACATCCAGTTCCTTTAACCAGTTCTCATATGCCAGAATCTCAAGACCATGTACTATATTAGTTAGTGAGTCTGCTTTCTGTGGATCACTCTCAGGCTTTTCTATAGCCTTCCTAGGCTAACCCAAAACAGCAATCTAGACATGTCTAAATGGAACTAAATATAGAAGGGTTATTGCCTTTTTATTTCTGGCATCAGTTCAGTTTTTCATAACATTGGTTCAGCCCAGTTGTTATAGCCTTTTATAACTCTTTAAAATTTGTCCCCAAAGGCAGCTAGGTTGGCACGGTGTTTAGAGTTCTgggtttagagttagaaagattcatctttatgagttcaaatctggcctcaatacttcttagctgtgtgacctaggaaAGTCaactaaccctgtttgccttggttttcttagctgtaaaatgaactgaaagaaGTGGCAAATGACTCtaatatctttactaagaaaactccaaatggggttagaaagaatcagacatgactgaataaacaCTAAATGACAGCAACAACATACCTCTCAGCTTTGTGAAATATGTAAATTTGGGAAGCATGCCATCTGGgctttcatttaaataaatgataaaaacatttaaaaccacAAAGTGAAGTAGAGATCCTTGGAAAACTCAACTGGAGACATCCTTCCACACTGAAACATCTAATTGTACCTTCTTACTCTATGCTGTTTAATTGCATTTCAACACTACTCCTATCACTACTTTCAGTCTTCCATTAAGGCAATAACTTAGCACATATTT of the Sarcophilus harrisii chromosome 1, mSarHar1.11, whole genome shotgun sequence genome contains:
- the UTP23 gene encoding rRNA-processing protein UTP23 homolog, whose amino-acid sequence is MKITRQKHAKKHLGFFRYNFGVREPYQLLLDGTFCQAALRGRIQLREQLPRYLMGETQLCTTRCVLKELESLGKELYGAKLIAQRCQVRSCSHFKDAVSGAECLLSMIEDGNPHHFFVATQDQNLSLQVKKKPGVPLLFIIQNTVVLDKPSPKTIAFVKATESGHLFSVHQKQNIKKLKEEQGLVKTSEPKKKRKRKGVSGPNPLSCLKKKKKVQDSNQSSAPEKKRRKRIRNRNRIKALSVPSVRQSEEVQSNSVH